The Maridesulfovibrio salexigens DSM 2638 region TTCAATTTACCGGACAGATCAATAACCTCTCCAGCTTGCTCAACCTGAGCAAGCACAGACTGGCAGAGTTCCTTTTCGCCAGGGCCGCCAAACAGGATTACCTTGAACCCTTCACGAATACACTTATCGATTACCCGGGCAAAATTCTGCTCCGGCCATTTCTTGGTTTCCCAAGTGGAACCGGGATGCACGCCGATAACCGGACCATCGCCCAATTCTCTAAAAAATTCTTCGGCTTCACTGATTCTGGCAGCGGGAAGTTCGAGCATTACATCAGGGGCCTCACCTGAAATCTCCAAAGGCTCACCGAGGGCAAGCAATCTCTCCACTTCTGCCAGCTCATCAAAACGCCGTTTCACAGTATTGGAATAAACAAAGCGGTTATACCACGGAGCATCGTAACCGATACGGTCCCTGATCCCGGTGGACATGGAAACCACAGCCGAACGCATGCTGGTATGTGCTGAGATCCAAAGGTCAAAGCCCTGCTTTCCCAGCTCAGCACCAAAAGAACGGGCCGCGCCCATGCCTTTCTGGGCACCACGCTTATCAAAACCGTACACCCCGGCAAGTTCCGGCTGGCCTTCAAATAAAGGCTCCACACCCTTACGCACAAAAAGATGAATTTCAGCGTCAGGAAAACGCAAGGCAAGAGCCTTGATAAAAGGCAATGTCAGTACTGCATCGCCAAGGAAGGCAGTCTGCCAAAGGGCTATTTTTTTATAGTTTTTGCTCATTAATTATTTGATGCGCTACGCGCTTTTGCCTATTTAATTTCGCCTCCGGCGGCCAAAGAAACTTTTGCAAAGGTTTCTCTGGACTCTTCAAAACCTTATAATAGGGCTTCGCCGCTTCGGGCTTAAAATTTTGCGGAATTAGAAAAACATTTTTCCAGCTATGGAACTGACAATCAGGATGACTCCCACAGCTACAGTAACCAGCATTTCAGGGTACGGAGTAGTCCAACGGACTCTGGCTCCAACGGTCTTTTCAAAACGATAAAACCGGAAGGCCGCACTGGTTAAAATCACCATTCCTGAAATAATGATAAAAATACCGAGAAAATTCATTTCTTTGAGCATTATCTCCGGGGTTCCGGGCAACATTTTCGCCATATACAATCTGGCCTTCTCAATCACAAATCCGAAGCCGAACAAGCCCAGCGCGGTCCGGCACCAAGACAGAAAAGTCCGCTCATTAGCCAGCAATGTGCGCATTCTGGCAAGTTCGTTGTTGTCCAGCAATTCCCTGTCATGTTCAGCCATTTGCCAACTCCGGATTTTCTGGTCTACACTTCTTGATCTTGAATATATATGCCTATAATCTGTAATGAGAATGCGGGCAACATTGTTCGCGAACTGGAACAACTTCCGGCCTCCAGCCAATTAAGGCGGGCCGCATCATAAAGGATCGAAAATGAAATACATCATGTTTGAGGATTTCTCAGGCGACCCGCTGCCCATACTTATCCCGAACCGTATCGGATACCTCGAATTCAGGGAACAGATCCCCTACACTAAAGTACTCTCCGCCGGATACGTGCAGCTGCGCCCCACAGGAATCACCTGCCACGGCGAAGCCAAAGAACTCAACGCAGCAGCCCGCGAAGAAGATGCAAAAATCATCTCTGATAAGCTGGAGGCACCGGAGTACTAAATCTGCTCCAAGCACACAGATTAAAAATGGGCGGTTCCAACTTGATTGTCGGAACCGCCCATTTTTTTAATTCTTCAAGTATAAGTACTAGTCGTACTTAACCGCACTGATCTTCATCAGCTTGTCCCATGTGTGGACAGCTTCGATGTGACGTACGGTTCCGGTCTTGCCGCGCATGACCAGAGAGGTGGTTTCTGCACCGTAGCCGAGATAGCGTACACCACGCAGGAAAGTTCCGCCGGAAATACCGGTGGCTGAGAAAAAGATATCATCGCTCTTGACCAGATCGTTAACGGTCATGATGTTGCGCAGATCGTAGCCCTGATCTTCAAGGGCAGCTTTTTCAGCCTCGGACTGAGGATCAAATTTAGCGAACATTTCGCCGCCCATGATGCGGATAGCGCAAGCGGAAAGAACACCCTCGGGAGTTCCGCCGGTACCGATCATAACATCAACCGGACTGCGGGGATCTACAACCATGAGTGCACCGGCAACGTCACCGTCAGTGTGCAGCTGGATACGTGCCCCTGCATCACGGATTTCCTGAATCAGACCGTGGTGACGGGGTTTTTCCAGAACGAAGACAACGAGGTCGTCAACGTCCTTGTTCAGGGCCTTGGCGATTTTGACAAGGTTGTCTTTAACCGGAGCGTTGATGTCGACCATATTCCTTGCGGCAGTGGGAACAACCAGCTTCTGCATGTAGTAGCTGGGACCCGGATCAAGCATCATTCCGGTGGGAGCAACGCCGACAACAGAGATAGCGTTGGGGCGTCCGTATGCCAGCAGGTTGGTGCCTTCAACGGGGTCAACAGCAACGTCCATACCCGGACCTTCGCCAACGCCCAGCTTCTCGCCGTTGTAGAGCATGGGTGCATGGTCTTTCTCGCCTTCACCGATAACAACTGTACCGCTGATTTCAAGGCTGTTAAAACTCAAACGCATGGCATCGACTGCTGCCTGATCACCTGCGTTTTTATCACCCCGGCCCAGCCATCTGGCGGACGCCAGTGCTGCTGCCTCGGTTACCCTGACAAGGTCAAGAGCCAAATTTCTCTGGGGAGCTTCCATTTATCTGTCTCCAAATGAGTGAAGTAAATTGTTTAAGTTTCGAGTAACAATGCATATGCCCATTACATAAAAAGGCCCGTCAGTCCAGCTTTCATATACTGATCCCGCACCCAAGAAGAGCCGACTGACAAGAAAGTTACAGCCGCATAATTAAGGAAAAATTCAGAAACGATGCACAGTTAGAAGAAAGTAATTTTCAGTGTTTTTCGCAGGAGCATAGCAGATGATGCTTTCTCGACAGTCTGGAGTTGATTTTTTGAGCATGCAAGCTTATTAAAGAAAACATCTAAACTTTTTTTAGAGCAACTGCCTGTATCTTTACTGCTATCACTCTGGGCAAAAACATTAAATATAAAGAACTTCGACCTGAAAAAATGCGCAAATTTTTTATTCCAAACCTGATTATGGCACTATTCCTTGCAGGACTGCTTGTTTCTGTAATCCCTGCCAGTGCATTCGGAGCCAGTATCAAGGATGATTTCACCATTGCCTGGAAGCAGTTCCATGCCCTTTCAAAAAACCAGAAGAAAGCCAAATACCGTTCTGAATGGGAAAAAGTCGGTAAAAAATTTCGTAACGTTTTCAAACGTTCCACCCGTGGCCAGTATGCTCCCAAATCACTATATTATCTCGGACGCACATACGAAGAGCTAGGTAACCGCAGCGGCATAAAAAAAGATTTCCGCACTGCAGTTGATTACTATGGGCGCATGATCTCAAATTTTCCATCCCACCAGTGGACGGATGACAGTATTTACCGCAGGGCCGAAATCAGGCTCCGCAAACTGCATGAAAAAGATCTTGCCTATTCCGACTACCTGACCATCGTTCACCGCTACGCTAAATCGGACATGTATTCACAAGCCCGGAAGCGTCTGGACTCAATGGACCGTAAAGGTGTTGCAGGCAAAAAAACCAAACACAAAAAGCCTTCAGGCACCATCATTCCCGCTCAGAAAGCTTCCACAACAAGCAAGAGTAAATCTTCAAGTAAGGCCAAACTACTTTCGGTCCGCTACACCAGCAGTGAAAGCTACACCCGCGTGGTTCTCGACCTTGATGAAGAGGTCCGCTACCGCTATCAAATCCTGAATCCGAATCAGAGCGTAAACCGCCCGCACAGACTATACATAGACCTTGAAAACACAGTTCTGGGTAACGGCGTACACAAGGCTACCCACGTTGCAGACGGAATCCTTAAGGATATCCGCTCCGGCCAGCGCGACCCGCGGACCACACGCGTAGTTCTGGATTTCAACTCCATGCAGGACTACAAAATATTTCCGCTGGAAAACCCCTTCCGACTGGTCGTCGATGTTCAGGCACCGGAAGAAGGCAAGGTAGTGGAAAACAAGAGTCCTGTTCGTCATTCCACACCCAAAAAATCCAAACCCCAAAAATATACCCCCCCGGCAAACAGCAAAAAAATGGCCGGAGATTTACTCGAACAACTGGGACTTACCTTCAAGACAATCATGCTTGATCCCGGTCACGGCGGTAAGGACCCCGGTGCATCCGCCAATGGACTCAAAGAAAAAGACATCAACCTGCGTTTTGCCAAGATTCTTGCCGCCAAACTGAAAAAGGCCGGATTCTCGGTAATGTACACAAGAAGCACAGACAAGTTCATCCCTCTTGAAGAAAGAACCGCCATGGCGAACATCAAGAAGGCAGACATGTTTATTTCCATCCACTGCAACGCGCACCGCAGCGCCAAGATCAATGGTATTGAAACATATACCTTGAACCTTGCCCGCAACCGTAATGCAGTTCGTGTAGCAGCCCGTGAAAACGCAGTTTCTGCCAAGAGGATCAGCGATCTACAGGTCATCCTTACCGACCTGATGCTCAATTCCAAAATGAAGGAAAGCAAGGATCTGGCTAAAAATATTCACACCGGATCACTGAAAAGCATCCGCAAGAAATGGTCGGTACACGATCAGGGTGTGCGCGAAGCACCTTTCTACGTGCTTATGGGAGCAAAGATGCCCTCAGTCCTTATCGAACTGGGCTATCTGACCAACCGCACCGAAGCTAAGCGCCTTAAAACGGACCGCTACCTTTCTTATATTGCAGATGGTATCGTAAAAGGTGTATTGGATTACAAGAAGCAGATTGAAAGGTATGCCAGCCTTTAGCCCGACTAACCGCTAAGACCAGTTTCAGGAAAAATCATGATAAATCTTGATATCCCGGGATTTGCCAAGCTCGAGATTGAGCACCTTGTTCTGGACTACAACGGCACCCTCGCCCTCGACGGCAACCTGCTGCCCGGAGTCGGTAAGCTGATCATGGAATTATCTGAGGATGTGCAGGTCCATGTACTCACGGCAGACACCCTCGGACAGTGTGAAGACGAGCTCTCCGGCCTGCCCGTAAAAATCCACATCATCAACGGCAGTCCAGAGGACCAAGCCAAGCTTGATTACGTGAACACGCTCGATCCGGCCAAATGTGCCTGTATCGGCAACGGACGCAATGATATGCTCATGCTCAAGGAAGCAGCCCTGAGCATCATCATATCCGGAGCCGAATGCATGTCCATGAAAGCAGCCCGCGCCGCCGATCTCGTAGCAACAGACATTTCCAGCGCACTGGGCGTTTTCACCCACCCTGTGCGTTTGCTGACTACTTTGCGGAATTAATTAAGCATTCAGAAATTTATATTTTTAATATCCCGTAATCATGAACATGATTACGGGATATTTATTTTTATTATAAATCGATTGACCAAACAAATGCGTATTGCTAAGCATTAGCGCTCAAATAAGAGGAGGATAATTTTATCCTGAAATAAGAGGTTTGCATGGTCAAAAAGATGTTGAAAGTAATGATGTTGATATTGGCAGTATGTATGCTGCCATCATGTATAAAATATATCCCTTGCCCGGACCCTCTCCCGGTGGATATTCAAAAGCAGAACCGTACAATTGATGGTACATTGAAACATATCATGGCAAGTTATGCCCCGGAAGACGAGCAGGTAGGAAATAAAGTAGAATACACATATGAAGATGCGGAAAATTATCGTGACAGGGTTTCCTACGGCATAAGCTTCAAGCAGACATGGGAAGATTTGGTCCGTTTAGCGGCCAAAGAATCCGGGGTATTTGATAAATCCTCCACGAACAAACTCATGCTGGAAATCGACATAAAAGAACTCTACGCCCCTGAAGTCCACGACCATTTTCTATACAACACAGTAAATCATGATGCGCATGTCAGCGCCCACTATACAGTCAAAGACATAAAAAGCGGGAAAGTCCTTCTGAGTACGAACTATTCGGCAATAGGAACCTGTGACAAATATGACTCCCGCGCCCTTTGGCAGTGCGCGGCAAATCCCAATATCAAGATGGCCTTAAACAGAGCCATCGCCAAGGTTAACAACCAATTTATAAGTGACCTGCTGAATGTTAATATTCCCGAATCAACGCAAGAAAAGCCTGCAGAGAATAAAGTTAACTTTTGGGCTGAAACAAGTACAATCGTAGCCCAATATAGTAAATCTATAGCCGATGCAAAGTATGGTTTATCAAATGCAGCGCAATTTAATCGCTCGAAAGCTCTGTCCGATTTTGAAAAAATGCTGAAACTTCGGGTAATCAACTCACAATTATATACAAGCAAAA contains the following coding sequences:
- a CDS encoding glycosyltransferase family 9 protein — encoded protein: MSKNYKKIALWQTAFLGDAVLTLPFIKALALRFPDAEIHLFVRKGVEPLFEGQPELAGVYGFDKRGAQKGMGAARSFGAELGKQGFDLWISAHTSMRSAVVSMSTGIRDRIGYDAPWYNRFVYSNTVKRRFDELAEVERLLALGEPLEISGEAPDVMLELPAARISEAEEFFRELGDGPVIGVHPGSTWETKKWPEQNFARVIDKCIREGFKVILFGGPGEKELCQSVLAQVEQAGEVIDLSGKLNLQQLAAHIRQLDVYLTNDSGPMHIAWIQNVPLVAMFGPTVRRFGFFPRGADSTVLESPDNLKCRPCGLHGGKSCPEKHHKCMTDITAEMVWDEISRKVAKGREKGNG
- a CDS encoding YidH family protein translates to MAEHDRELLDNNELARMRTLLANERTFLSWCRTALGLFGFGFVIEKARLYMAKMLPGTPEIMLKEMNFLGIFIIISGMVILTSAAFRFYRFEKTVGARVRWTTPYPEMLVTVAVGVILIVSSIAGKMFF
- the glpX gene encoding class II fructose-bisphosphatase produces the protein MEAPQRNLALDLVRVTEAAALASARWLGRGDKNAGDQAAVDAMRLSFNSLEISGTVVIGEGEKDHAPMLYNGEKLGVGEGPGMDVAVDPVEGTNLLAYGRPNAISVVGVAPTGMMLDPGPSYYMQKLVVPTAARNMVDINAPVKDNLVKIAKALNKDVDDLVVFVLEKPRHHGLIQEIRDAGARIQLHTDGDVAGALMVVDPRSPVDVMIGTGGTPEGVLSACAIRIMGGEMFAKFDPQSEAEKAALEDQGYDLRNIMTVNDLVKSDDIFFSATGISGGTFLRGVRYLGYGAETTSLVMRGKTGTVRHIEAVHTWDKLMKISAVKYD
- a CDS encoding N-acetylmuramoyl-L-alanine amidase; amino-acid sequence: MRKFFIPNLIMALFLAGLLVSVIPASAFGASIKDDFTIAWKQFHALSKNQKKAKYRSEWEKVGKKFRNVFKRSTRGQYAPKSLYYLGRTYEELGNRSGIKKDFRTAVDYYGRMISNFPSHQWTDDSIYRRAEIRLRKLHEKDLAYSDYLTIVHRYAKSDMYSQARKRLDSMDRKGVAGKKTKHKKPSGTIIPAQKASTTSKSKSSSKAKLLSVRYTSSESYTRVVLDLDEEVRYRYQILNPNQSVNRPHRLYIDLENTVLGNGVHKATHVADGILKDIRSGQRDPRTTRVVLDFNSMQDYKIFPLENPFRLVVDVQAPEEGKVVENKSPVRHSTPKKSKPQKYTPPANSKKMAGDLLEQLGLTFKTIMLDPGHGGKDPGASANGLKEKDINLRFAKILAAKLKKAGFSVMYTRSTDKFIPLEERTAMANIKKADMFISIHCNAHRSAKINGIETYTLNLARNRNAVRVAARENAVSAKRISDLQVILTDLMLNSKMKESKDLAKNIHTGSLKSIRKKWSVHDQGVREAPFYVLMGAKMPSVLIELGYLTNRTEAKRLKTDRYLSYIADGIVKGVLDYKKQIERYASL
- a CDS encoding HAD family hydrolase, whose product is MINLDIPGFAKLEIEHLVLDYNGTLALDGNLLPGVGKLIMELSEDVQVHVLTADTLGQCEDELSGLPVKIHIINGSPEDQAKLDYVNTLDPAKCACIGNGRNDMLMLKEAALSIIISGAECMSMKAARAADLVATDISSALGVFTHPVRLLTTLRN